A window of Rhododendron vialii isolate Sample 1 chromosome 11a, ASM3025357v1 contains these coding sequences:
- the LOC131308687 gene encoding shaggy-related protein kinase alpha, with amino-acid sequence MASVGVAPASGLRESQMVGVDRLPEEMNDMKIRDDKEMEATVVDGNGTETGHIIVTTIGGRNGQPKQTISYMAERIVGQGSFGVVFQAKCLETGESVAIKKVLQDKRYKNRELQTMRLLDHPNVVSLKHCFFSTTEKDELYLNLVLEYVPETVHRVIKHYNKLTQRMPLIYVKLYTYQIFRALSYIHRSIGVCHRDIKPQNLLVNPHTHQLKLCDFGSAKVLVKGEPNISYICSRYYRAPELIFGATEYTTAIDIWSAGCVLAELLLGQPLFPGESGVDQLVEIIKVLGTPTREEIKCMNPNYTEFKFPQIKAHPWHKIFHKRMPPEAVDLVSRLLQYSPNLRCTALDALTHSFFDELRDPNTRLPNGRFLPPLFNFKPHELKGVPVEVLVKLIPEHARKQCPFLGL; translated from the exons ATGGCTTCAGTGGGTGTAGCACCTGCTTCTGGATTGAGAGAATCCCAAATGGTTGGTGTTGATAGGTTGCCTGAAGAGATGAATGACATGAAAATTAGAGATGATAAG GAAATGGAGGCCACAGTGGTTGATGGAAATGGAACAGAGACAGGACATATAATAGTGACCACTATTGGTGGTCGGAATGGCCAGCCGAAGCAG ACAATTAGCTATATGGCTGAGCGCATAGTTGGACAGGGATCATTCGGAGTGGTGTTCCAA GCAAAGTGCTTAGAGACAGGCGAAAGTGTAGCTATAAAGAAGGTTCTTCAAGACAAAAGATACAAGAACAGAGAGTTGCAAACCATGCGTCTTCTCGACCATCCCAATGTTGTGTCTTTGAAGCATTGTTTCTTTTCTACCACGGAGAAGGACGAACTTTATCTGAATTTGGTACTTGAGTATGTTCCTGAGACTGTTCATCGTGTAATCAAGCACTACAATAAGTTGACCCAAAGGATGCCGCTGATATACGTAAAGCTGTACACATATCAG ATCTTCAGGGCTTTGTCTTACATTCATCGCAGCATTGGAGTTTGTCACCGTGACATCAAGCCTCAAAACCTTTTG GTGAATCCTCATACCCACCAACTTAAACTATGTGATTTTGGAAGTGCCAAAGTTTTG GTGAAAGGGGAGCCCAATATCTCTTACATCTGCTCTAGGTATTATAGAGCGCCTGAGCTTATATTTGGAGCAACAGAGTACACTACAGCTATTGATATCTGGTCCGCTGGTTGTGTTCTTGCGGAGCTTCTTCTTGGACAG CCTTTGTTTCCTGGTGAGAGTGGGGTTGACCAGCTTGTTGAAATTATCAAG GTTTTGGGCACTCCAACTAGGGAGGAAATTAAATGCATGAATCCTAACTACACAGAGTTCAAATTCCCACAAATCAAAGCTCATCCATGGCATAAG ATATTCCATAAGCGCATGCCTCCAGAAGCGGTAGATCTCGTTTCGAGACTGTTGCAATACTCTCCTAACCTGCGCTGCACAGCT CTGGATGCCTTGACACACTCTTTCTTTGACGAGCTACGTGATCCTAACACTCGCCTTCCAAATGGGCGTTTTCTGCCCCCACTCTTCAACTTTAAGCCTCATG AGTTAAAGGGGGTCCCAGTGGAGGTTCTAGTGAAATTGATTCCTGAGCATGCTCGGAAGCAGTGCCCTTTCCTCGGGTTGTGA
- the LOC131308683 gene encoding putative RNA polymerase II subunit B1 CTD phosphatase RPAP2 homolog — protein sequence MAKNESTTVKDAVHKLQLSLLQGIKTETQLFAAGSLISRSDYQDVVTERSIANSCGYPLCNNPLPSDQPRKGRYRIALKEHKVYDLHETYMYCSTSCVVNSGTFAGSLQEERCSVLDSAKLNQIMRLFEGLSLDPKENLGKNGDLGLSELKIQDRTDIKAGEVSMEDWIGPSNAVEGYIPQRNISSKPLHAKNRKEGSKPNDAKPNKGNSMIFDEMDFKSTTITQDEYTISKLPTGPQTTTANAKSKQSKGKGSRKKMENSFTIMEMPPSPMQTDYDRKLKEPKEEKSSIVNNAAEAQEEFRAVKGDHSCAIMPKPSLKSGGAKKQIRSVTWADERADAAEVGNLCEVREMENTKDHANKSSFPGRGDDDYSVLFGSAEACAIALSQAAEAVAHGESDVPDAVSEAGIIILPPPHDVDEDESQGDVVMLEPETTRSKWPGKPGVPNYNLFESEDSWYDSAPEGFSLVLSPFATMWMALFAWISASSLAYIYGQDDSFHEEYLCVNGREYPRKIVLTDGRSSEIKQTLADCLSRALPGLVADLRLPTPLSTLEHRMGCLLDTMSFVDPLPSFRMKQWQVIVLLFIDALSVSRIPALIPYMTSRRTLLNKVLEGAHISAEEYETMKDLIIPLGRVPQFSTQSGG from the exons ATGGCAAAGAACGAATCAACCACTGTGAAGGATGCTGTTCACAAGCtgcaactctctctcctccaaggCATTAAAACTGAAACCCAGCTATTTGCTGCTGGTTCATTGATATCGCGGAGTGACTACCAAGATGTTGTCACCGAGCGGTCAATCGCCAACAGTTGCGGTTACCCTCTTTGCAACAACCCTTTACCCTCAGACCAACCCCGGAAGGGCCGGTACCGCATTGCGCTAAAGGAGCATAAAGTTTATGATCTCCATGAGACTTACATGTACTGTTCGACGAGCTGTGTTGTAAATAGCGGAACGTTTGCGGGGAGTTTACAGGAAGAGAGATGTTCAGTTTTGGATTCGGCAAAACTAAATCAGATTATGCGGTTGTTTGAGGGATTGAGTTTGGACCCAAAAGAGAATTTGGGGAAGAATGGGGATTTAGGATTATCCGAGTTGAAGATTCAGGATAGAACAGATATTAAGGCGGGGGAAGTTTCTATGGAAGATTGGATTGGCCCATCAAATGCAGTTGAAGGCTATATCCCGCAGAGAAATATCAGTTCGAAGCCTTTGCATGCCAAGAATCGCAAAGAAG GATCCAAACCTAATGATGCCAAGCCAAATAAGGGTAATAGCATGATTTTTGATGAGATGGACTTCAAGAGTACTACAATCACCCAGGATGAGTACACTATTTCAAAGTTGCCAACAGGTCCACAGACCACTACCGCCAATGCTAAATCCAAACAATCGAAGGGAAAGGGTAGTCgtaaaaaaatggagaatagTTTTACAATAATGGAAATGCCACCTTCTCCAATGCAAACTGATTATGATAGGAAGTTAAAAGAaccaaaggaagagaaaagtagCATCGTCAATAATGCTGCTGAAGCGCAAGAGGAATTCCGTGCTGTTAAAGGAGACCATTCTTGTGCAATCATGCCCAAACCTTCCCTTAAATCTGGAGGTGCAAAGAAACAGATTCGCTCTGTGACTTGGGCTGATGAGAGAGCTGATGCTGCAGAAGTTGGAAATCTCTGTGAAGTTAGAGAAATGGAAAATACAAAAGATCATGCTAATAAATCCAGCTTTCCGGGCAGGGGAGATGATGATTATTCAGTCCTATTTGGATCAGCAGAAGCCTGTGCTATTGCACTGAGCCAGGCAGCGGAAGCTGTTGCTCATGGAGAATCTGACGTTCCTGATGCAG TATCTGAAGCTGGAATCATTATACTGCCCCCTCCCCATGATGTGGATGAAGATGAATCTCAAGGGGATGTTGTTATGCTTGAACCAGAAACAACTCGATCAAAGTGGCCCGGAAAACCTGGGGTACCAAATTACAATTTGTTCGAATCTGAGGATTCTTGGTATGATAGTGCACCAGAGGGGTTTAGCCTGGTT CTATCACCATTTGCAACAATGTGGATGGCACTCTTTGCTTGGATATCGGCTTCTTCATTGGCTTATATATATGGTCAGGATGATAGCTTTCATGAAGAGTATCTGTGCGTTAATGGAAGAGAATACCCGCGGAAAATTGTGTTGACCGATGGCCGTTCTTCTGAAATTAAGCAAACTCTTGCTGACTGTCTTTCTCGGGCTTTACCAGGACTTGTTGCAGATCTCAGGTTGCCAACACCATTATCTACGCTTGAGCATCGAATG GGATGCTTACTGGATACTATGTCTTTCGTTGATCCACTTCCCTCATTCAGAATGAAGCAGTGGCAAGTGattgttcttttgtttattgatgCTCTCTCTGTTTCAAGAATTCCAGCACTTATTCCATACATGACCAGTCGAAGGACATTGCTTAATAAG GTCTTGGAGGGTGCACATATAAGTGCAGAAGAGTACGAGACGATGAAGGATCTCATAATACCACTCGGCCGAGTGCCCCAATTCTCCACACAGAGTGGTGGTTGA